GGCCCGCCGACATGTTCCACTGTGATGTGCGTCACGATTTCGTGCATCGAATTGAACAACTTGTTGCACGTCTTCTTGGGGCTGGGCTGCTCGGCGTCGATCCACATGCACGACAGCTCCTGCTTGATCGGCGGCCGCATGTAGCGGAAGAAGGCACCCGAGCCGGCGTGAGCGTGGGCCGCCGCCTGGGCCGCCGCCTGGGCCGCCTGGTGAGCGTGGTGGGCCGCGTGGTGGTGGGCCATGGGCGTCATCGACGCCATCGGGTTGCTGATGGCCGTGTGGAACTGgttggccgccgccgccgccgccgtcatGCCCGACACGCTGTGGAACTGCTCGCGCGAGTACATTTCCATGGGCAGCCGCATCTGCTGGTGGTTCATGGCCTGCTGGACggcctggtggtggtggtggtgatggtggtggtcgcCGGCCACTAGGCCCGGGAACAGGACGTGGTGGGGGCCGGCGTGGTGGGAGACGTTGCCGGCAgcggccgccgctgctgccgcgTGCTCGGCCGCcagagccgccgccgccgaagGACCCGGGAACATGTGCGAGTGGTGGTGCTGGCCCGAGTGGGCGTCCAGCGTCGACATGGCGTCGCGTCGCAGGAGGAAATCGCGGGCGGCGTAGGAGCCGACGTGCGGCGGCCCGTGCGGATGGTGAGAGACCGGATAGGCCGACTGGGCAAAGTGCTGGCCCTGGTCGCCGGCCGACATGGTCGTGTGCGTGTGCGAGCCGGACTGGGCCAGCTTGAGGCCCATGTGGCCGCCGTCCATTGCGAAGGGGTTCAGCATGGCCGAGGAATTGGACGAACTGGCCGACGACACGGAAGAAGACGCAGCCGATGAGCTCGTCAAAGTGCTGGTCGACGTCGAAGTGTCTGCGGACGTcactgacgacgacgacaacactccgctgttgttgctgttgttattgttgttattgttgctgttgctgttgttggatTGATCAGCACCGGCACTGCTGCTCAATTGCGAATGAACGGGCACTGAACTGAAGTTGAAACTGGTCACGCCGTTAAAgttctggtggtggtggtggtggtgcggaTGGTGAACAACGGGGTGATGGTGATGATGTCCGACCAAGAAGCTTTGGTTCCGCTTGTGGAAACCGTGATCCATCACAGAGGCGCTCAGGGCAGCAGTCATGCTCGCGCTAGGACACCCAACACTCGAATAATGCCTTTCTCAGCAGGACTCACCCTCTTGTTGGTCTAGTCTGTCTTTCAACCAGCGCTGCTGGGCACCTCTCCAGCAAACTTCTTCTTTGGCCTTCTCTCTATTCCACTCTATCCTGCCTTCTACTACTCTACTAGCCTGCCGGCTAGCCTTCTATATCCAACCCTCTTTTACCTTGCCATTCGCTGGATCGGACCCACTTCACGACTCAGACCTTTCCTATTGGTCGCTCCTCCACCCTCGGCCATTGCCAGCTCTTGTTCGCTGCCAATCGCCTCCGGTCGGCCCCGCCCACTTGAACGATCAAACTGGTGGGAGCCAGCTTTGGCACCCGCACTTGGCACCTCCTCGCATTGTCAGTTGTCCAATGGGCATTGTTTCTTGGCTTTTTGTTCGCCCctctgttgttgtttcaaTCCCTCCTGTTTGTAGGCTTTGTCAGATTGATCGCGTAAATTTCTCTTTCGTCCATATGCGGTCGCTATTTGATTGCCGCGTTTCATCGAATTTCCTTTCTTTGAAgcctttttatgttttttatcgCTTTAACTAACACAATGCCCGGTATTTTTACATAGACAGAAATTATACTACGTTTCACGATGATACGGGAAGTCGAATCTCGAATCGTTAAAACCCATCAAACATTTCTTCGCTCCGCTCGCTGCTAACTAAACAGGAACTAACGAAATACGCAATCTGTTAGTCCATTTTTTTCCGTTGGTcaagtttccttattttaaaaaccaaatgtcaaattttttaaaactttcatCAACAAGGTGCCTTCGTATTTAGCAAAACTGCCGAGTTAGGTTGatgcaattctttttaatttacagaaaaaagaaaaaaaatggggttGCATTGTGCATAGCGGTTGCTGAGGCTATTATATAGAGAGTCAGTCGTCGCTTATGTCCGCAGCTCTTTTGTTGCTTTAAGCGGACCACATGCAGCAGATCGCTGTTGTAGTACGTCTCTCACTTGTGGATCACAACTACACAATGTGATTCCTACCGTGCAAACGCTGCGTGGTTGCTGGCAGCACCCAAGGCTTCGGGTCAgaattttcctttccttttcccGTCCACTGCTGAGCTCACCTGCTTTGATGCATTCATTATCACGGTAGAATCATCTTTCACcacatgttgtttttttatgaaGAAATAACGCAACTAATAGCTAGTACTTGTATAGTTACACCCGACACAGCATTATACTATCCCCTTTCTTCTGTTAAATCTGCATGACTGCATCTATGTCGACGGCAAAGTGaggaataaaacgaaaaaaagtgtCAGATTTTCAGCTTTCCACATGCTACAATTAATCTCCCTGTTTAGCATTATAAAGAGAGAACTGTAATGCGCATGTAAGATCTGTATATGTTAACATTCAGATTGATTTGGCTGTAGCCTACTCATTCCAGTTGTGTAAGGTCATTCACTGGCTCTCTAAATTAGCAGGTGAAAATACTACACCATATGTAGTACACCGACCGTAATAATGTTAACACTCGAGTTGTATAATTGTATATAGATGAAGATAACCTTGCTAATGCCTACATGGCACATTTCTTCTTGTAGcgttttgttttatgtttaaGTTACGTATGAATAcatttattataaaaattaaaaatctgatCGTTTTCGGTAAAACgttaaattcaaacaaaagtcAGATTGCAAATATACAATTAAAAGAATAATCTCTTCCGCATTTCGTTGTTTATAGCTGTAAAATATTCAGTTAATTTCATGgaaatatctttaaaaaagCGGGGCGCAACTACAAAGCTGTGTTTTACCGTCAACATAAAGAGGCCCAGCCCGTGCTCCGGAGCAATTCATAGCTGCCCATAAACGCGTAACTTTCATGTAATACAgaatcagcttttttttttttttttttatttggcttaATTTTCTACACGAAACCTTTTCCAAGCGGGTTAAGCGTCATTATATTACATACCCGAAAAGACGCGAAGCCGCACGCAGCATAATATATCCTGTTTGTATATAAATATCCTGAAAGTAAACTGCTGGTACCAGCATTTTCATCTAAAAAACAGGTGCGAAAAAATGCTGGGTATTCacgaaactatttttttttcatgcgtTTATATTGAACATTTAATCTTGTATGTATATCTGGAACGCGCGTATAATAAAGATGTATTCACAATAAAATCGTGGCGCAAGTCGAATCAACATTTATACAGCAAGCGTCGATTGTATAATTTCCAATTTTCAATATCCCGAAACAATATTTCTGATCAGCCATCATTCGCTGAGACAAAGCTATATGGCGTTTCACCAATAATATAGAGAAAGATCATGAAGCATGCATAGTAATGTGATATTCTTAAGAGAAAAACCATGTATACATTAAATGCAATATTATAAATCAAATGAAGGAAGAAACACTGCAGGAGTCGAGATTTCTTGGGTTAGAGTTGACAGTGGGGGTCCGGACAAGAATGCGTCTTGGCTATTTGAAACAACGTGTATAGAAGCAtaggtctttttttctttttcttgtttttttttttttttttttttttttaaacaggggCTTTCTTGCCTTTTGCTGTGGATATGTAGAATGCTCCTTGTATAGTTTATATGCTGGTCTAtacctttacttttttttttaaattcttttcgaCTTCatggcatcttttttttttactgctatGCCCCGTGTCCCCCGCTGACTTGACtatatttccaatttttttttttctttttttcttttttagtttcccGATGTCAGGCCACAACGAACACAGCAATAACTATCATCAACCAAACATTCTTTCAAGTGTGACATGGACATGAATGCACATCATTGTGAACCTGGTATATAACGCTGCTTAGGACACTTTCAAGAGTAAATTAATGATCAGCTTGATGCacagtttctttattttagcgGGTACAGTGCGTGCATTGTACTTGGAGTGCTGGCATGAGCGTGTATCTTACAAACGGGTAATGATATTAAGCAATATGAACAATCAAAGTCCTTTAGATGTTCATCAAAACAGGCTGAATTATCTGTCTGTATTGGGGAGGAATCTTTAGATTAATATCTCAAGGAATAGAAGCgaataaatgattttaaaatatatctaTCTTTTGCAtgagtaaaattttttttccagaattCTAAATATTGAACAGAATTCAAGTGAACTTGTTATTATTGTTTAAATAATATCGCATTTAATTTGTCTctacatttaaattttgtaaGAGAATATAGTAAttcttttgataatttttattttattttaccacaGTCGctaaagagaaatgaaaattttcctttctATTTTAAGAATGTTCTACCGTACTCGAGTTTGAATTTACGCGCCACAGAACGAGTGCGACACTTCATGTACTAACGATCTTGAAGTGCTACACGGAGATTCACGAATAGATTTATGAAAAATTCAGTGATTAGAACCTGGgaattttcaataatatttttgaTACGAAAGACTGCATATTGCTCGTTCCTTATTCCTGCCTGGTAGttaaaattaaaccaaaaaacaaaaagaaaattttgatttaacaACGGGAAAACAAGTTTGCGAATACGTTCTCGATCACTGGTCTCTAAATGATGAGATACGTGAGAAGAGTTGCGAGACTTATGACAGTCGTTCTGCATGAGCACCATTTCTTCCCAAAGCTTGTCAACTGATTGGAAAATACACAAATGCTCTGCAGTgtaatgctttttttttcaagaaaattcaCTCCGAGTTGCAGTGATCAGTTCAGGCGAAAGAACAAAACGGGTCATTTGCGTCCGTATTGCAATTATATGCGAATTACTATAGAAAAAATCGCCTCAGAGAAAAATAGTAGAATGGAGAATCACCAAAAGATATCGGATCGTGGCCATCATCTGAATCCGGATTTGATATTGTAAACATATAACATATGCTGTATtccataaatttttatttattctattATTATGCGTATTCGTAACAGTAATGGTTGGAGTGGGTCTTCGTGAAGACCACCTGGAGAGGCGGGATAGAAGTAGACCTCCCACAGTGATTGGGTCCATACCTCATTCCCCATTGGCCAATAGCACAAAGAGCTGCTCTGAGGTGCCTCCAAATGTGCCCTGCTGTGGGACAATGGAACATAAAATCCACAGCAATCATATATaaagaatagagaggaaaaggggtagaaaaataaatttgaaatatacaGAATAGACTTCAGGCTAAGAAATGTATTTCAGGTTATCCTGTTGCGTCTATTTCATTTTACGTAGAGAGAGGCAAGGGTAAATGTACTGTATAGAGGAAACACAATCAACGTTcgagtttttttattcgttattTGATATTGCACTGATAAATAATAGCTGCAAGTAATATTGGAACCTACTGTGACTCAcccttttattaatttatttactgGTATTAACAGAGGGAACGGTCAAGaagattttgaaaagtttattttcCTGAGTTTTAACTAACACTTTACTATGGTTAAGATTTCCAAGGAGAAATCTGCATTGGAGccgtatttttatatttaagtgTAAATCCAGTGTAAATCTAATTCTTATTTAGAAAATTCGAATCAAATTGGAATTTGAAACTGCGTCTTAATATTTTATACTTAATAATTTCTGTGAATattaaaatgcaaattttaatattttaaatagtgtctaaaaatagcgttgatgaaaatgaaaacgaagtaACAAAGGGATCATTCGGAGTCATTTATGATCAAAGTTGTGTTGCCGTGCTACGTCTGTTGCCCAATAACGTTACTTCTATCCCATTGCGCAATTGCACCACTTGCTCAGTCTGGGTTTTTCTCAGTATGGTCATGCCATTGTTTAAGTATTCGGTACTAGCACTATATAATTATTTACATTTAGCAACATACAAaattcgtaattttttttattttcttatttttgctgACTATACCATTGTgatacatttttcaaagccaGTGTCCGTGTCCTTCTAAATCATAGTGTGAGAAGTATAAGACCATTTGGTATACGTCATACAGCATGACATCAGCCATGTCATTGATACTTATGTCGCGGAGGATGCTGGCTGCCGGAGGGCGGTTAGAGTTCATCAGCACGTAACGTTTAGTGACGAAATCCTCCTGAAATGAAATTGACAAGCCAACATGTTAGCGCTCACAAAATAGCAACCTAAATTGGACGTGTACATACGTTTTTACGCTCGAAATAGCCCACTATATTTGAAGACCCCCAACTGCTTAACATTTGGGCTCAACGCTTTTGCTGTTTCAGTTGTAAACCTTAGACGAGTAACCCTCCGTTTTACATGTCGGTCTTGTCCTCTTATTACCCTTTCATTTAGTCCGATCTggtaatcaataaattcacattttttaaatggtctACCGGTACTACTATGGTTTGCTATGAAAATTTCCACAATTACGCCATGGTTTTGAAAGCGGAGGATTATAATCGAACTAAGTATAGGCCTATACTCTTCAAATGTTATATCCCATCGActgaccttttttttcccccagcggttcaaaaaatatcaaacgtGAGCATTGTGCAGTATACAGCAATAGATTTCTGAGTGTcaatagaataaaaatttaagtttaacGACAAAATTTGGTCTACAGGGAATCCTCAACACGAATTTGTGATCAAATCATATGTTGACAAATTAGGAGTCACATCACATCGGAACACGTCCGGAGAAATTTTGTTTCGGGGTGCCCGGAAGTTCTTCAGTTGGTCATTTTGCAGTGTAGAAATGAAGAGCGACTGTAGGGAACAGATGTTACCAGTCTACAACTTCCTTTCTGCGCTCTTCCTCTTGCTggcctccctccctccctccctcttGTAAACTGGTGAAATTGCCGTACAAGTCTAATAGTGTTAAAAAGATGAAGGGAAATTTGAAACGACAGGGAGGTTCCGGCTCATGCAGCACTATCATTATAAGATGCGCCTTCGCCTGTCACGTGAGAGAGCAAAACGGTTCATGAACATAGAATCGAATTTCTCACAGACGAGTGTTTGTCTGTTTGACGAAATCTAAACACATCAGCTATACCAGTGTCGGACCGTACATGTGTGTCGCGGGTTTAATATActcac
This sequence is a window from Daphnia pulicaria isolate SC F1-1A chromosome 7, SC_F0-13Bv2, whole genome shotgun sequence. Protein-coding genes within it:
- the LOC124348398 gene encoding zinc finger protein ZIC 1-like — protein: MTAALSASVMDHGFHKRNQSFLVGHHHHHPVVHHPHHHHHHQNFNGVTSFNFSSVPVHSQLSSSAGADQSNNSNSNNNNNNNSNNSGVLSSSSVTSADTSTSTSTLTSSSAASSSVSSASSSNSSAMLNPFAMDGGHMGLKLAQSGSHTHTTMSAGDQGQHFAQSAYPVSHHPHGPPHVGSYAARDFLLRRDAMSTLDAHSGQHHHSHMFPGPSAAAALAAEHAAAAAAAAGNVSHHAGPHHVLFPGLVAGDHHHHHHHHQAVQQAMNHQQMRLPMEMYSREQFHSVSGMTAAAAAANQFHTAISNPMASMTPMAHHHAAHHAHQAAQAAAQAAAHAHAGSGAFFRYMRPPIKQELSCMWIDAEQPSPKKTCNKLFNSMHEIVTHITVEHVGGPECTNHACFWQGCCRNGRPFKAKYKLVNHIRVHTGEKPFPCPFPGCGKVFARSENLKIHKRTHTGEKPFKCEFDGCDRRFANSSDRKKHSHVHTSDKPYNCKVRGCDKSYTHPSSLRKHMKVHGKSTPPNGSSYDSDNPDNDSDSDSSPSSSPSPTPTPSSTGSHVQGHTGLGHSGNNSLLGSLPINHSTNLSEWYICQSAAGMPTPPSTEHSPIGPVTHLHHPAPSTVAY